In Brachypodium distachyon strain Bd21 chromosome 2, Brachypodium_distachyon_v3.0, whole genome shotgun sequence, one genomic interval encodes:
- the LOC100841717 gene encoding formin-like protein 1 — protein MPYLRRFLLLVVPILLASCSVNGAVVPATARRQLHQPFVPDQSSTPPSSQTPPAPAPPFFPTLQAPPPPPGGTPTSPEQPTYPALVLPNPNTAPGNTGGGTAPPDGGGSNKSKSNSSSKLVPAILLPLLTVAVLGLSIGFFFKHRRGNAGRGVGGGCVGGGASKFSHPERASLFARDEFGGSGAPPVMSAAAGAASSAEFLYVGTLAGRGDADGKSSDTTSSGDEASRSSGAGGGSPELRPLPPLLGRQSGPLGSRNSGGSVGGSSPASSGEEEFYSPRGSSTGAKTSSSQRTLAAAVHAAVAARDRSRTGSPGSAVSTPSYPSSPGATASPAPSSPPLFSSPGQSGRRSVKARSDVFGLPPTPPPPPPPFAPTLPPPPPPRRKPPSPSPPSSPLEDTSALRSTTDNMSRNPFITLPPTPPLRSAHGQPPPPPPPPPPPVGYWESRVRKPCTSKETRSPALSPPPQAANFRSVPPTDAFPGRLSENADHGDKSEETTPRPKLKPLHWDKVRASSDRVMVWDQLKSSSFQVNEEMIETLFICNPANAPPKEAAKRPALPAPKAENKVLDPKKAQNIAILLRALNVTKEEVCDALCEGNTENFGADLLETLLKMAPTKEEEIKLREFKEETSPIKLGPAEKFLKAVLDVPFAFKRVDAMLYIANFESEVKYLKNNFDILEAACDELRNSRLFLKLLEAILKTGNRMNVGTNRGDAHAFKLDTLLKLADVKGTDGKTTLLHFVVQEIIRTEGSRLSASNSSTPRTVANPLRDELECKKLGLQVVAGLGNELSSVKKAAAMDSDVLSSYVTKLAGGIEKITEVLRLNEELNSRDDAWRFHDTMQKFLKKADDEILRVQAQESVALSLVKEITEYFHGDSAKEEAHPFRIFMVVRDFLAVLNQVCKEVGRINDRTIASSVRHFPVPVNPMMPQLFPRIHALRAGISDDESSVASSP, from the exons ATGCCGTATCTCCGCCGATTCTTGCTGCTGGTGGTACCGATCCTGCTCGCCTCGTGTTCCGTTAATGGCGCTGTTGTTCCGGCCACGGCCAGGAGGCAGCTGCACCAGCCTTTCGTCCCGGACCAGTCGTCAACGCCGCCGTCGTCCCAGACaccgccggctccggcgccgcccttCTTCCCGACCCTGcaggcgccgcctccgcctccgggaggcacgccgacctcgccggagcagCCGACGTATCCTGCGTTGGTGCTCCCCAACCCCAACACGGCCCCCGGTAATACCGGCGGCGGAACGGCGCCTCCGGATGGAGGGGGATCGAACAAGTCTAAGAGCAATTCGTCGTCGAAGCTCGTCCCGGCCatcctgctgccgctgctgacGGTGGCTGTGTTGGGGCTCTCCATCGGGTTCTTCTTCAAGCACCGGCGGGGCAATGCGGGacgcggggtcggcggcgggtgcgtcggcggcggggcgagcAAGTTCTCGCACCCGGAGCGGGCCAGCCTCTTCGCGCGCGATGAGTTCGGCGGGAGCGGTGCGCCTCCCGtgatgtcggcggcggcgggggcggcttCGTCGGCCGAGTTCCTGTACGTGGGGACGCTGGCTGGGAGAGGGGACGCTGACGGGAAGAGCAGCGACACGACGTCGTCGGGGGACGAGGCGTCGCGGAGctcgggcgccggcggggggtcgccggagctccgcccgctcccgccgctgctgggAAGGCAGTCTGGGCCGCTGGGGTCGAGGAactccggcggcagcgtcggCGGGTCCTCCCCGGCCTCGTccggggaggaggagttcTACTCGCCGCGGGGATCGTCGACGGGCGCCAAGACGTCGAGCTCGCAGCGGACGCTGGCCGCGGCGGTccacgccgccgtggccgcgcgCGACCGCTCGAGGACCGGCTCGCCGGGGTCCGCCGTGAGCACGCCGTCGTACCCGTCCTCGCCCGGCGCCACGGCGTCCCCCgcgccttcctcgccgcctcTCTTCTCCAGCCCCGGCCAGTCGGGCCGCCGCTCCGTCAAGGCGAGATCCGACGTCTTCGGCCTCCCGCcgacgcctcctccaccgcctcctccattcgcgccgacgctgccgccgccgcctcctcctcgccggaaACCACCCTCGCCATCACCGCCGTCATCTCCCCTCGAGGACACGTCAGCTCTCAGATCCACCACCGACAACATGTCGAGAAACCCATTTATTACCCTGCCACCAACTCCACCGCTGAGAAGCGCGCACGGgcagcctcctccgcccccgccgccgcctccaccgccggtgGGCTACTGGGAGAGCCGCGTCCGGAAGCCCTGCACGTCGAAAGAAACCCGGTCGCCGGCGCTGTCTCCGCCACCACAAGCGGCCAATTTCAGGAGCGTTCCACCCACCGACGCTTTCCCCGGCCGGCTATCGGAGAATGCCGATCATGGTGACAAGTCCGAGGAGACCACGCCGCGGCCGAAGCTGAAGCCTCTGCACTGGGACAAGGTCCGAGCCAGCTCCGACCGAGTCATGGTGTGGGATCAGCTCAAATCCAGCTCATTCCA AGTGAATGAGGAGATGATCGAGACGTTGTTCATTTGCAATCCAGCGAATGCGCCACCGAAGGAGGCAGCAAAGAGGCCAGCGTTGCCGGCACCCAAGGCGGAGAACAAGGTGCTGGATCCAAAGAAGGCACAAAACATTGCCATCTTGCTACGTGCTCTGAATGTTACCAAGGAGGAGGTCTGCGACGCCCTCTGTGAAG GTAACACGGAGAACTTCGGGGCAGATTTATTGGAGACCTTGCTTAAGATGGCTCCTACCAAGGAAGAGGAGATTAAGTTGAGAGAATTCAAAGAGGAGACATCTCCTATTAAACTTGGTCCTGCTGAGAAGTTCCTTAAGGCAGTTCTTGATGTGCCTTTTGCTTTCAAAAGAGTAGATGCAATGCTTTACATTGCTAACTTTGAATCAGAGGTCAAATACTTGAAGAACAACTTTGATATCCTTGAG GCTGCTTGCGACGAGCTTAGAAATAGTAGATTATTCCTGAAGCTACTTGAGGCTATTCTCAAGACCGGCAACAGGATGAATGTTGGCACAAACCGTGGGGATGCGCATGCATTCAAGCTTGACACTCTACTGAAATTGGCTGATGTCAAAGGCACCGATGGCAAGACAACCCTTCTGCATTTTGTCGTGCAGGAGATCATTCGAACCGAGGGTTCCCGTCTCTCAGCCAGCAACAGTTCAACACCAAGAACTGTAGCAAATCCTCTACGAGACGAGCTTGAGTGCAAAAAGCTTGGCCTCCAAGTTGTGGCTGGCCTTGGGAACGAGCTCAGCAGTGTCAAGAAGGCAGCGGCAATGGATTCTGATGTGCTAAGCAGCTACGTCACGAAACTTGCAGGAGGAATAGAGAAGATCACTGAAGTATTGCGGTTGAATGAAGAGTTGAATTCGAGGGACGACGCATGGAGGTTCCATGACACAATGCAGAAGTTCTTGAAGAAGGCTGACGACGAGATCCTCAGGGTTCAAGCTCAGGAGAGTGTTGCATTGTCACTTGTGAAGGAAATCACAGAGTACTTCCATGGCGACTCCGCGAAAGAGGAGGCTCATCCTTTCAGAATCTTCATGGTTGTCAGGGATTTCCTCGCCGTGCTTAATCAGGTTTGCAAGGAAGTCGGCAGGATCAATGACCGCACGATCGCCAGCTCTGTGCGCCATTTCCCGGTGCCCGTCAACCCAATGATGCCGCAGTTGTTCCCACGTATTCATGCATTGAGAGCTGGAATCTCCGATGACGAGAGTTCAGTTGCATCGTCGCCCTGA
- the LOC100831122 gene encoding ribonuclease 2 has product MRGMEKTRRGRQLLLSLCFVCLAGALLAAAAAPSAGRKRRRAGFDHYVLALQWPGTVCRQTNHCCGSNGCCRSNPLNWFTIHGLWPQYSYGGWPSCCRPTTAFNMNKIAMLTPILEKYWPSLYCGDSSTCFGGRGPFWVHEWETHGTCGYPEIQDEYDYFSTALYLYSKYNVTKALRKAHIYPRNGRKYEVGHIVAAIDHAFGRLPHLVCKNGSVQELRLCFHKDYQPRDCGSEAEEAWSSRRSHCPRYVTLPSYKPQAMANGTEGLRRSRPESDGEPRAYYGRRRL; this is encoded by the exons ATGAGAGGGATGGAGAAGACGAGGCGCGGGaggcagctcctcctctcgcTGTGCTTCGTCTGCCTCGCCGGCGCGctgctcgcggcggcggcggcgccgtcggcggggaggaagcggcggcgagccgggTTCGACCACTACGTGCTGGCGCTGCAGTGGCCCGGCACCGTCTGCCGCCAGACCAACCACTGCTGCGGCTCCAACGGATGCTGCCG ATCAAACCCTCTGAACTGGTTCACAATCC ATGGGCTGTGGCCACAGTACAGCTACGGGGGTTGGCCATCATGCTGCAGACCAACCACCGCATTCAACATGAACAAG ATCGCGATGCTGACTCCGATACTGGAGAAGTACTGGCCGTCCCTCTACTGCGGCGATTCCTCGACCTGCTTCGGTGGAAGGGGGCCGTTCTGGGTGCACGAG TGGG AAACACATGGAACGTGCGGTTACCCTGAAATTCAGGACGAATACGACTACTTCTCCACAGCGCTCTACCTCTACAGTAAATACAATGTCACG AAAGCGCTGAGGAAAGCACACATCTACCCTCGGAACGGCAGGAAGTACGAGGTCGGGCACATCGTGGCGGCCATCGACCACGCCTTCGGGAGGCTGCCGCATCTCGTCTGCAAGAACGGGTCCGTGCAGGAGCTCAGGCTCTGCTTCCACAAGGACTATCag CCCCGGGATTGCGGGTcggaggccgaggaggcgtGGTCCAGCAGGAGGAGCCACTGCCCTCGCTACGTCACCCTCCCATCCTACAAACCCCAAG CGATGGCGAACGGCACGGAAGGGCTGAGGAGGAGCCGGCCGGAGTCGGACGGCGAGCCGCGCGCGTACTACGGCAGGCGGAGACTGTAA
- the LOC100840903 gene encoding pentatricopeptide repeat-containing protein At3g02650, mitochondrial, with protein sequence MWRSRARTLLLLRSSIPSSPPQTNPFRTLTRAPPPRFLSRFLSSSPEALPVPDASPSSSSAGAVSTSADPAEDNLAALWEEDAGDADDIFVSSASSDTAGSVADDEEVGRVRAVVESTPEDQIPSAIADMVVDFTESLLSAVLFSAENCSGKKLLLLFQSAGKNNPDAKSVANLEIVASKLADSDEIDKMDAYLLWDFVKEMGSAPGSVSTQLLNRVIAIFWKLEKSKAALEVLDKFSEFGCTPDGDSYYLVIQAAGKKSMVGAAWGVCEKMLGSGFFPDGEKTGEIVTFFCKGKKVTEAHSVFLAAKEKKVKIPTSALDFLIGALARNDETISVALELLEEYQGKSLKHAGKSFAAVIHGLCRMNNVKDAKKLLMRMVNLGPAPGSAVFNLVITALSKEGEMEDAKGLIRVMESRGLRPDIYTYSVIMSGYTKGGMISEAHSLLREAKKIHPKLSRVTYHILIRGYCKMEEFEKALECLNEMKEDGLQPNMDEYNKLIQSLCLKAMDWRTAEKLLEEMESSGLCLKGITRSLVAAVKELEMEEMSKDSQEA encoded by the coding sequence atgtgGCGTTCGCGAGCCCGTaccctgctcctcctccgctcgtcCATCcccagctcgccgccgcagacAAATCCATTTCGAACCTTGACCCGAGCTCCACCTCCACGCTTTCTCTCCCgtttcctctcctcctccccggaGGCCCTCCCGGTCCCGGATGCCTCACCCTCTTCATCCTCAGCCGGAGCCGTATCCACATCTGCTGATCCCGCTGAGGACAACCTGGCCGCGCTCTGGGAAGAAGATGccggcgacgccgacgacATTTtcgtctcctccgcctcctccgacACCGCCGGTTCTGTAGCCGACGATGAGGAGGTCGGCCGCGTACGCGCCGTCGTGGAGTCCACTCCAGAGGACCAGATCCCCTCCGCCATCGCCGATATGGTCGTGGACTTCACCGAATCGCTCCTGTCCGCCGTTCTCTTCTCTGCCGAGAACTGCTCTGGTAAAAAGCTACTACTTCTTTTCCAGTCTGCAGGGAAGAACAACCCCGATGCCAAGAGCGTTGCCAACCTTGAGATCGTTGCGAGCAAGCTTGCTGATTCTGATGAGATTGACAAGATGGATGCGTACTTGCTATGGGATTTTGTCAAGGAAATGGGCAGTGCACCAGGATCAGTGAGCACTCAGTTGTTGAATAGGGTGATAGCAATCTTCTGGAAACTCGAGAAGTCGAAGGCGGCACTAGAGGTGCTTGACAAGTTCAGTGAGTTTGGCTGTACTCCGGATGGTGATAGCTATTATCTGGTGATTCAAGCAGCTGGAAAGAAGTCCATGGTTGGTGCTGCATGGGGAGTTTGTGAGAAGATGCTTGGCTCAGGGTTCTTCCCTGATGGGGAGAAGACCGGTGAGATTGTGACATTCTTTTGCAAGGGGAAAAAGGTGACGGAGGCACATTCAGTATTCCTAGCAgcgaaggagaagaaggttaAGATTCCAACATCGGCATTGGATTTCCTTATCGGTGCTTTGGCGAGGAATGATGAGACCATCAGTGTGGCTCTAGAGCTGCTGGAAGAATACCAAGGGAAGTCTCTGAAGCATGCTGGCAAGTCTTTTGCTGCAGTTATACATGGTTTGTGTAGGATGAACAATGTGAAGGATGCAAAGAAATTGTTGATGAGGATGGTGAATCTTGGCCCAGCTCCTGGTAGTGCAGTGTTCAACCTTGTCATCACGGCATTGTCTAAAGAGGGAGAAATGGAGGATGCAAAGGGTTTGATAAGAGTGATGGAGAGCCGAGGGCTGCGCCCTGATATTTATACATACAGTGTAATCATGAGTGGCTACACAAAAGGAGGCATGATTAGTGAAGCCCATTCTCTACTTCGCGAGGCAAAGAAGATCCATCCAAAACTAAGCAGAGTTACTTATCACATACTAATTCGTGGGTactgcaagatggaggagTTTGAAAAGGCCCTGGAGTGCCTAAATGAGATGAAGGAAGATGGGCTGCAGCCAAATATGGACGAGTATAACAAACTTATCCAGTCACTATGTCTCAAAGCTATGGACTGGAGAACAGCTGAGAAACTCCTGGAGGAAATGGAGAGCAGTGGATTATGCCTAAAGGGCATTACACGCAGCCTGGTAGCAGCAGTCAAGGAGTTGGAAATGGAAGAGATGTCAAAAGACAGCCAAGAAGCATAG
- the LOC100840604 gene encoding beta-glucosidase 4 has protein sequence MGSTGRDEEAVAAAEVTRADFPEGFIFGVATSAYQIEGARKEGGKGDSIWDVFADNKEHILDGTSGEVAVDHYHRYKEDIELMAKLGFGAYRFSISWSRIFPDGLGKEINEQGVAFYNNLIDFMIEKGIQPYATLYHWDLPHNLQQTMGGWLSDKIVEYFALYAEACFANFGDRVKHWMTINEPLQTSVNGYGIGIFAPGVCEGAAAEPFLAAHHQILAHAASVDVYRRKFKAVQGGQVGFVIDCEWAEPFSDKMEDQAAAARRIDFQLGWYLDPIYFGDYPESMRQRLGDHLPKFSEKERELIRNKIDFIGLNHYTSRFIAHQQDPQAIHFYQVQQMERIEKWNTGEGIGERAASEWLLIVPWGLRKAINYIVKKYNNPVIYVTENGMDDEDDQSAPLDQVLNDTKRVGFFKGYVGAVAQAIKDGADIRGYFAWSFLDNFEWAMGYTKRFGLVYVDYKDGLSRHPKASAMWFSRFLNGEAADIKPDTN, from the exons ATGGGGAGCACCGGGCGcgacgaggaggcggtggcggcggcggaagtgACCCGCGCCGACTTCCCCGAGGGCTTCATCTTCGGCGTCGCCACCTCCGCCTACCAG ATTGAGGGGGCGAGAAAAGAGGGTGGCAAAGGTGATAGCATATGGGATGTATTTGCAGATAATAAAG aacatatcCTAGACGGAACATCTGGAGAAGTTGCAGTTGATCATTACCATCGATACAAG GAAGACATTGAACTGATGGCCAAATTGGGTTTTGGAGCCTATAGATTTTCCATATCTTGGTCACGGATTTTCCCTG ATGGCCTGGGGAAAGAAATCAATGAGCAAGGAGTTGCTTTCTATAACAATCTTATAGATTTTATGATTGAGAAAG GTATTCAGCCTTATGCAACTCTGTATCACTGGGATCTTCCACATAATCTGCAACAGACCATGGGGGGTTGGCTTTCGGACAAGATTGT AGAATACTTCGCATTATATGCAGAAGCTTGCTTTGCCAATTTTGGAGACAGAGTTAAGCATTGGATGACAATCAATGAACCACTTCAAACATCAGTTAATGGTTATGGCATTGGAATATTTGCACCCGGAGTATGTGAAGGTGCAGCTGCTGAACCTTTCTTGGCTGCTCATCACCAGATCTTAGCTCATGCTGCTTCTGTTGATGTCTACAGAAGGAAATTCAAG GCTGTACAAGGTGGCCAAGTAGGGTTTGTTATTGATTGTGAATGGGCAGAGCCATTTTCTGACAAAATGGAAGATCAGGCTGCTGCAGCACGACGCATTGACTTCCAACTTGGATG GTACCTGGACCCAATATACTTTGGTGATTACCCAGAAAGCATGCGCCAGAGATTGGGTGATCATCTTCCAAAATTCTCTGAGAAAGAACGTGAACTGATCAGGAACAAAATTGATTTTATTGGATTAAATCACTATACATCAAGATTCATTGCTCATCAGCAGGACCCACAAGCTATCCATTTCTATCAGGTTCAACAAATGGAGAGAATAG AAAAATGGAATACCGGTGAAGGAATTGGTGAAAGA GCTGCTTCTGAGTGGCTTTTAATAGTTCCTTGGGGTCTTCGAAAAGCTATTAATTATATAGTGAAGAAATACAATAATCCAGTGATATATGTAACAGAGAATG GCATGGATGATGAAGACGATCAGTCAGCACCACTTGATCAGGTGTTAAATGATACAAAGAGGGTTGGTTTCTTCAAAGGATATGTTGGAGCCGTCGCACAAGCAATAAA GGATGGTGCCGATATTCGTGGATACTTTGCATGGTCATTCTTGGATAACTTTGAGTGGGCTATGGGCTACACCAAGAGGTTTGGGCTTGTCTATGTTGATTACAAGGATGGGCTCTCCCGACACCCTAAAGCATCAGCCATGTGGTTCTCACGTTTCTTGAATGGCGAGGCTGCTGACATCAAACCTGACACAAACTAA